Proteins encoded within one genomic window of Bacteroidota bacterium:
- a CDS encoding response regulator, with protein MAVEKLKSNTYDVILMDIQMPVMNGFDATKAIRKLEGDKANIDQ; from the coding sequence ATTGCTGTAGAAAAATTAAAATCCAACACATATGATGTGATTCTGATGGATATCCAGATGCCCGTAATGAATGGATTTGATGCTACCAAAGCAATCAGAAAACTGGAAGGTGATAAAGCAAATATTGACCAATAA